In Saccharothrix syringae, the following are encoded in one genomic region:
- a CDS encoding M15 family metallopeptidase, whose protein sequence is MKSRTRVFALIAFTASLALVGTAPASATAARTVELAAPAGSGLPPYVAVIKPVTAKRLASSWREGCPVGPGQLRLVSLNFVGFDGAVHRGELVVNAALAVEVARVFADLYFDRFPIQRMETIEKYDSDDDASMAANNTSAFNCRPITGGTAWSNHSYGRAIDINTVQNPYISRSGAVYPPNGAPYVDRTQDLPGMIHAGDATERAFTTRGWTWGGSWTTPIDYQHFEKP, encoded by the coding sequence GTGAAGTCGAGAACCCGAGTTTTCGCGCTCATCGCGTTCACCGCGTCCCTGGCCCTGGTCGGTACCGCGCCGGCGTCCGCCACCGCCGCCCGGACCGTGGAACTCGCCGCACCGGCCGGCAGCGGCCTCCCGCCCTACGTCGCCGTCATCAAGCCGGTCACCGCCAAGCGGCTCGCCTCCAGCTGGCGCGAGGGCTGCCCCGTCGGACCCGGTCAACTGCGGCTGGTCAGCCTGAACTTCGTGGGCTTCGACGGTGCGGTGCACCGCGGCGAGCTGGTGGTCAACGCCGCTCTCGCGGTCGAGGTCGCCCGCGTCTTCGCCGACCTGTACTTCGACCGGTTCCCCATCCAGCGGATGGAGACGATCGAGAAGTACGACTCCGACGACGACGCGTCGATGGCGGCCAACAACACCTCGGCGTTCAACTGCCGGCCGATCACCGGCGGCACCGCCTGGTCCAACCACTCCTACGGACGGGCCATCGACATCAACACCGTGCAGAACCCCTACATCTCCCGCAGCGGCGCGGTCTACCCGCCCAACGGCGCGCCCTACGTCGACCGCACCCAGGACCTGCCCGGCATGATCCACGCGGGCGACGCCACCGAACGGGCGTTCACCACCCGCGGCTGGACCTGGGGCGGCTCCTGGACCACGCCGATCGACTACCAGCACTTCGAAAAGCCCTGA
- a CDS encoding TerB family tellurite resistance protein, with product MTTESMVPASEFARDDYGINAVTETAMRNYGYVLLAIAGADGEVSHAELDWLLHHQRKFGAPQHVLDDYASFDHRAADIDRLLADIRVDVPTWKAERHLVYHAIRICRADGAYGEAERAKVDRAAELLGVDRGTVLTLHALVDAEDALTNMRKAVFGIDT from the coding sequence ATGACTACCGAATCCATGGTCCCGGCGAGCGAGTTCGCCCGCGACGACTACGGCATCAACGCGGTGACCGAGACGGCGATGCGCAACTACGGGTACGTGCTGCTGGCGATCGCCGGCGCCGACGGCGAGGTGTCGCACGCCGAACTGGACTGGCTGCTCCACCACCAGCGCAAGTTCGGGGCGCCCCAGCACGTCCTGGACGACTACGCCTCCTTCGACCACCGCGCCGCCGACATCGACCGGCTGCTGGCCGACATCCGCGTCGACGTGCCCACCTGGAAGGCCGAGCGGCACCTCGTCTACCACGCCATCCGGATCTGCCGCGCCGACGGCGCCTACGGGGAGGCCGAGCGCGCGAAGGTCGACCGCGCCGCGGAACTGCTCGGCGTCGACCGGGGCACCGTGCTGACCCTGCACGCGCTCGTCGACGCGGAGGACGCCCTGACGAACATGCGCAAGGCCGTGTTCGGCATCGACACCTGA
- a CDS encoding AfsR/SARP family transcriptional regulator, with translation MGELRFRLLGEVGAVGGRPVVIRHARVRCVLAALLVDVNKVVSGDALADRVWGERLPRRPREAIYSYLSRLRGALAEVPEARLVKRAGGYVLEADAVTVDLHRFRALTAAAAGAGDERRAALLGDALALWAGEPLTGADSAWATEVREALVAEHVEASLDCFTAGVRLGRHAEAVAPLTALAAARPLDERVACLLLRALADGGRQAEALAHYDTLRRHLADDLGVDPGPEVQEVFRRVLTAHDGGAPVVPRQLPPAPRHFLGRARELAALDAALAGGERTVVISAIRGAGGIGKTWLAVHWAHRHAARYPDGQLYANLRGFDPTAAPVAPTTVLRGFLVALGVAPDAVPDDPDEQVALYRSTIADRRVLVVLDNAVGTAQVEPLLPGGRACTTVITSRNPMTGLVAVHGALPVPVDVLSDDEAHALLTRRLGAARTGRAADAVVRHCAGLPLALGIVAARAATRPDLGLAAIAAELALLTTRLDALDTGEANLSLRAVLSWSHQALPPAAARLFALLGHAPALDLAPEAIASLAGGDVGDLLDVLEAAHLVTRSAPGRYRLHDLVRLYAAEQAPPDEDALRRLVDGFLHTALAADRLLDPARPPFTAGPPAPGVVRTRLADRAHAIAWLTAEHQALLAAQATAADRGWHDKVWELALALDSFHWQQGRSADHVAVLRAGLTSAETAGEVAVQVRLLCNLGHAGTRAGLNAESVRCFRRCVELTDDDPTSRGHARLGLARAHGQQGDLRRAQREAAAALRDYREARCPQYEASALNQLGWITALRGEYDEALAHCRAALDTGGYGTSSTRAETLDSIGYIHERTGELPAAAAAYREAVEEFERHGYAFEMATTLERLGGIHVSSGDNGQAHLTWSRALAVYREQNLAEAADRVRRKLADLPG, from the coding sequence ATGGGGGAGTTGAGGTTCAGGCTGCTCGGCGAAGTCGGCGCGGTGGGCGGGCGGCCGGTGGTGATCAGGCACGCGCGGGTGCGGTGCGTGTTGGCGGCGCTGCTGGTGGACGTGAACAAGGTGGTGTCCGGGGACGCGCTGGCCGACCGCGTGTGGGGTGAGCGGCTGCCGCGCCGGCCGCGCGAGGCGATCTACAGCTACCTGTCCCGGCTGCGCGGGGCGCTGGCGGAGGTGCCGGAGGCCCGCCTGGTGAAGCGGGCAGGCGGTTACGTCCTCGAAGCCGACGCGGTGACCGTGGACCTGCACCGGTTCCGGGCGTTGACCGCGGCGGCCGCGGGCGCCGGCGACGAGCGGAGGGCCGCCCTGCTGGGCGACGCGCTCGCGCTGTGGGCGGGCGAGCCGCTGACCGGCGCGGACTCGGCGTGGGCGACCGAGGTGCGCGAGGCGCTGGTGGCCGAGCACGTCGAGGCGAGCCTGGACTGCTTCACCGCCGGGGTGCGCCTGGGCCGGCACGCCGAGGCGGTGGCGCCGTTGACGGCGCTGGCGGCGGCCCGGCCGCTGGACGAGCGGGTCGCGTGCCTGCTGCTGCGCGCGCTGGCCGACGGCGGCCGGCAGGCCGAGGCGCTCGCGCACTACGACACCCTGCGCCGCCACCTGGCCGACGACCTCGGGGTGGACCCGGGGCCGGAGGTGCAGGAGGTCTTCCGGCGCGTCCTCACCGCCCACGACGGCGGCGCGCCCGTGGTGCCGCGCCAGCTCCCGCCCGCACCCCGGCACTTCCTGGGGCGCGCCCGGGAGCTGGCGGCGCTGGACGCGGCCCTCGCGGGTGGTGAGCGGACCGTGGTGATCTCGGCGATCCGCGGCGCGGGCGGCATCGGCAAGACCTGGCTGGCCGTGCACTGGGCGCACCGGCACGCGGCCCGGTACCCGGACGGGCAGCTCTACGCCAACCTGCGCGGGTTCGACCCGACGGCCGCCCCGGTGGCGCCGACGACCGTGCTGCGCGGGTTCCTGGTGGCGCTGGGCGTCGCGCCCGACGCGGTGCCCGACGACCCGGACGAGCAGGTGGCGCTGTACCGCAGCACGATCGCGGACCGGCGGGTGCTGGTGGTGCTGGACAACGCGGTGGGCACCGCGCAGGTGGAGCCGCTGCTGCCGGGCGGCCGGGCGTGCACGACCGTGATCACCAGCCGCAACCCGATGACCGGGCTGGTCGCCGTGCACGGGGCGCTGCCGGTGCCGGTGGACGTGCTCTCCGACGACGAGGCCCACGCGCTGCTGACCCGGCGGCTGGGCGCGGCGCGGACCGGGCGCGCGGCCGACGCGGTCGTCCGGCACTGCGCGGGCCTGCCGCTGGCGCTGGGCATCGTGGCGGCTCGCGCGGCCACCCGCCCCGACCTGGGCCTCGCCGCGATCGCCGCCGAACTGGCGCTGCTGACCACGCGGCTGGACGCCCTCGACACCGGCGAGGCGAACCTGAGCCTGCGGGCCGTGCTGTCGTGGTCCCACCAGGCGCTGCCGCCGGCGGCGGCGCGGCTGTTCGCCCTGCTCGGGCACGCGCCCGCGCTGGACCTGGCCCCGGAGGCCATCGCCTCGCTGGCGGGCGGCGACGTCGGGGACCTGCTGGACGTCCTCGAAGCGGCCCACCTGGTGACCAGGTCGGCCCCCGGCCGCTACCGGCTGCACGACCTGGTCCGGCTCTACGCGGCCGAGCAGGCGCCGCCCGACGAGGACGCCCTGCGCCGGCTGGTGGACGGCTTCCTGCACACCGCGCTCGCGGCCGACCGCCTGCTGGACCCCGCGCGCCCGCCGTTCACCGCCGGCCCGCCCGCGCCGGGCGTGGTGCGCACCCGCCTGGCCGACCGCGCGCACGCCATCGCCTGGCTGACCGCCGAACACCAGGCCCTGCTGGCGGCGCAGGCGACGGCCGCCGACCGGGGGTGGCACGACAAGGTGTGGGAGCTGGCGCTGGCGCTGGACTCCTTCCACTGGCAGCAGGGCCGCAGCGCCGACCACGTCGCGGTGCTACGCGCCGGCCTGACCTCGGCGGAGACCGCCGGCGAGGTGGCGGTCCAGGTGCGGCTGCTGTGCAACCTGGGCCACGCCGGCACCCGCGCCGGCCTGAACGCCGAGTCCGTGCGCTGCTTCCGGCGCTGCGTCGAGCTCACCGACGACGACCCGACCAGCCGGGGCCACGCCCGCCTGGGCCTGGCCCGCGCCCACGGCCAGCAGGGCGACCTGCGCCGGGCCCAGCGCGAAGCCGCCGCCGCCCTGCGCGACTACCGGGAGGCCCGGTGCCCGCAGTACGAGGCGTCGGCGCTCAACCAGCTCGGCTGGATCACCGCCCTGCGCGGCGAGTACGACGAGGCGCTGGCCCACTGCCGGGCCGCCCTGGACACCGGGGGCTACGGCACCAGCTCCACCCGCGCGGAAACCCTGGACAGCATCGGCTACATCCACGAGCGGACCGGCGAGCTCCCCGCCGCCGCGGCCGCCTACCGGGAGGCCGTCGAGGAGTTCGAGCGCCACGGCTACGCCTTCGAGATGGCCACCACCCTGGAGCGCCTGGGCGGTATCCACGTGTCCTCGGGGGACAACGGGCAAGCGCACCTCACCTGGTCCCGCGCGCTGGCGGTGTACCGGGAGCAGAACCTGGCCGAGGCGGCGGACCGGGTGCGGCGGAAGCTGGCGGACCTGCCCGGCTGA
- a CDS encoding RICIN domain-containing protein: MRIGRVAALVVAMVAGMLGVVAPSASAATVWTWQSGWDSGCLDHNSTDGVHTRTCNGGDWQKWEVTSYPDGTKRFMNVATKMCLDNSEYGVRGWGCNDGAWQRWRMGNWGGGKYELVSQWNNLCLDNSVYGVRTVGCNGLSYQMWS; this comes from the coding sequence ATGAGGATCGGACGGGTCGCGGCACTGGTCGTCGCGATGGTGGCCGGGATGCTCGGTGTGGTGGCGCCGTCGGCGTCGGCGGCGACGGTCTGGACGTGGCAGAGCGGCTGGGACAGCGGCTGCCTGGACCACAACTCCACCGACGGCGTGCACACCCGCACGTGCAACGGCGGCGACTGGCAGAAGTGGGAGGTGACGTCGTACCCCGACGGCACGAAGCGGTTCATGAACGTCGCGACGAAGATGTGCCTGGACAACAGCGAGTACGGCGTGCGCGGCTGGGGCTGCAACGACGGCGCCTGGCAGCGCTGGCGCATGGGCAACTGGGGCGGCGGCAAGTACGAGCTGGTCAGCCAGTGGAACAACCTCTGCCTGGACAACAGCGTCTACGGCGTCCGGACGGTGGGCTGCAACGGGCTGAGCTACCAGATGTGGTCGTGA
- a CDS encoding GNAT family N-acetyltransferase, with the protein MTDLAASVESVEQLALVWRGAVLDRDPGADVRDLPGIAVRWADCRFAFWNCVTLTEVGIDADVLDQRLAEAADVMRSKRHPGFLWLFEDLLTDGARTALDAAADRAGLRHAFPGTGMAAEPLPAAEPAHPDLTFERVTTDEQLRAYADLNSRAYGFPLEDGRDGLVPGSALWKTRAHAYLGLRDGVPVTCAAAVEADGRLFVALVATDPDHQHRGYGEAVTRKVIHEGARATGLDRATLHATPAGAPVYARIGFEPNSTVHFYGLKG; encoded by the coding sequence ATGACGGACCTCGCGGCCTCGGTCGAATCGGTGGAGCAGCTCGCCCTGGTCTGGCGCGGCGCGGTCCTCGACCGGGACCCGGGTGCCGACGTGCGGGACCTGCCGGGCATCGCCGTCCGCTGGGCCGACTGCCGGTTCGCGTTCTGGAACTGCGTCACGCTGACCGAGGTCGGCATCGACGCGGACGTCCTCGACCAGCGCCTGGCCGAGGCGGCGGACGTGATGCGCTCGAAGCGGCACCCCGGTTTCCTGTGGCTGTTCGAAGACCTCCTGACCGACGGCGCCCGCACCGCCCTCGACGCGGCCGCCGACCGCGCGGGTCTCCGGCACGCCTTCCCCGGCACCGGCATGGCCGCCGAACCGCTGCCCGCCGCCGAACCGGCCCACCCCGACCTGACCTTCGAGCGCGTCACCACCGACGAGCAGTTGCGGGCCTACGCCGACCTCAACTCGCGCGCCTACGGCTTCCCCCTCGAAGACGGCCGCGACGGCCTCGTCCCCGGCTCCGCCCTGTGGAAGACCAGGGCGCACGCCTACCTCGGCCTGCGCGACGGCGTCCCCGTCACGTGCGCCGCGGCCGTCGAGGCGGACGGCCGCCTGTTCGTCGCCCTGGTCGCCACCGACCCGGACCACCAGCACCGCGGCTACGGCGAAGCGGTCACCCGCAAGGTGATCCACGAGGGTGCCCGGGCCACCGGGCTGGACCGCGCCACCCTGCACGCCACCCCGGCCGGGGCGCCGGTGTACGCGCGGATCGGCTTCGAGCCGAACTCGACGGTGCACTTCTACGGCCTCAAGGGCTGA
- a CDS encoding GNAT family N-acetyltransferase, protein MTDVVRWRGGPDPGLTALLTAYHLRTEAEKGVPVDGAHALPERYRAEIADPAAAFDDDVVLLARDGGTAIGCLVVTAPVDGASEVKRLWTDPGHRGRGVASALVTAALDHLARAGVREARLSVWKWRTGAIALYERLGFTVTESWDERPDLVCLRRGLVP, encoded by the coding sequence GTGACCGACGTCGTGCGCTGGCGGGGTGGGCCGGACCCCGGGCTGACCGCGCTGCTGACCGCCTACCACCTGCGGACCGAGGCGGAGAAGGGCGTGCCGGTGGACGGTGCGCACGCCCTGCCCGAGCGCTACCGCGCCGAGATCGCGGACCCGGCCGCCGCGTTCGACGACGACGTCGTGCTCCTGGCCCGCGACGGCGGCACCGCGATCGGCTGCCTGGTCGTCACCGCCCCGGTCGACGGCGCCTCCGAGGTGAAGCGGTTGTGGACCGACCCCGGGCACCGGGGGCGCGGTGTGGCGTCCGCTTTGGTCACCGCCGCGCTGGATCACCTGGCCCGTGCCGGTGTGCGCGAGGCGCGGCTGTCGGTGTGGAAGTGGCGCACCGGGGCCATCGCCCTGTACGAGCGGCTCGGTTTCACCGTCACCGAGTCCTGGGACGAGCGCCCCGACCTGGTGTGCCTGCGGCGCGGCCTGGTGCCCTGA